GCAGACTGCGAGGGAGACGAAGACGGACATAGCGCTCCTAAGCGAGCCCCATAGGGCTCAGACAACCGCTGGGCAGTGGACCTATCGGGGAAGGCTGCCATCTGGAGCTGCGTCGCGACAATGCACTCAGTGCACAGTGCGGAGGGATTCGCAAGGGCTCGGATAAGTGGGGCATGGCTTTACAGCTGCTACATGGCACCTAGCCTAACCACCAGTGAGTTTGAGCTCATGATGGACTGCCTGGGAAATGATATCAAAGGCCGCTCTGACGTCCTGGTAGCAGGGGACTTCAACGCGTGGGCACAGGTCTGGGGCTGCCCGAGGACGAATGCGAGAGGGAGAGTGGTAAGAGAAACCTTCGCCTCACTCGATCTCGTATTGCTGAACGAAGGAAACCAGCACACCTTCAGCAGAGCCGGAGCAGGATCCATCATTGACCTGACGTTCGCGAGCCCCTCGCTAGCGACGGGCGCTAACTGGAAGATAAGCGGCAGCTTTACGGCCAGCGACCACGAAGCAATATTGTGCTCAATTGGTAGCCCTCAAGAACGACCGTGGGAACCGAACAGAGGGAACCAAGGCTACAGAGTCGGTACGCTCCAGGCTAGGAACTTCACCGAGGCAGCACGTGACATCGGCAAGTGGAGCCAACGTGGAGCCAACGAAATGGCTgacacccttgcagctaagCTTGAGGCAGCGTGCATGGCGAGCATGCAGCGGAGAAGCCGCTACCGCAGAAACCACGCTCCTGTTTACTGGTGGAGCGAGGAGATTGGCTCCATCCGAGCTGAGTGCATGAGAGCAAGGAGGCTTATGCAGCGAGCGAGAGGCAGCGACGCCTTTGAGGAGCGGCACCAAGCCTTCAAGGACCGGCGCAAAGCATTGAAGGTGGCCATCCGAGACAGTAAAAGGAGATGCTTTCTGGAGTTGTGTGACTCGGCGGAGGAAAATCCATGGGGCAACGCGTACCGGATAGTGGTGAAGCCACCCTGGACATCAGGAACGCGTTcaacacggcggactggagcaATACCCTGGCAGCCCTAAGGCGGTTCAAAGTCCCCAATTCTATAATGAACGTTGTCAGCAGCTACTTCAGCTGCAGGGTCCTACTTGTCGACATGGACATGGGCACGGAGACCTACGGCGTCACGGCAGGTGTGCCCCAAGGATCGGTCCTGGGACCGCTGCTGTGGAACGCCATGTATGACGGGATCCTGATACTGTAGCTCCCAGCGGGATGCGACGTCGTCGGCTTCGCAGACGACGTAGCGTTGGTAGTTGTGGCCAAACATAGGAAGGAAGCGGTGAGAGCGGCTAACAAGGCGATTGAAGCAATGGAACAGTGGCTCCAAAATGCAGGACTAAGCCTAGCCCCACAAAAGACGGAAGCGGTGCTGGTCAGCAGCCGCAAGGTTCTAGAAACGGCGACGATTCAGGTTGGTGGAATGGCCATAACCTCCCAGCGGGCCATAAAATACCTGGGGGTGATGATCGACGCCCGGCTCTCCTTCCGTGAGCACCTAGAATATATCCAGGGCAAGGATGCAGCCACTATCAGGAGCCTCACCCGGATCCTCCTCAATACCAGAGACCCAAAGCAGAACAGGAAAAGGCTCCTCGTGAGCGTTGCCTCGGCGCAAATTCTGTACGCAGCTCCCATCTGGGCTGAGGCGATGAATACGCCCAGCTACAGAAGAGGAGTTGACGCAGCGTGCAGGCTGGAAGCCATAAGGGTGGCGTCCGGCTTCAGGACAGTCTCCGACGACGCCATCCTGGTCATCGCGGGGATGGTCCCGCTGAAAGAGCGCGCTCGAGAGCTTAAGGAGCTAAAGGAAGCTCGCGCTCGTTATGAGGTTGCTGGTGGCGCCCTCGATATAATTACAAGGGAGGAGGCCAAGGAGAGGTCGCTCACAGCCTGGCAGGACTGCTGGGACTCATCGACGAAGGGAAGATGGACGCACACTCTCATCCCCAATCTTAGAAGGTGAGTGTTTCGAAGCCACGGACAGGTCGATTTTTACCTGACGCAGGTATTGAGTGGTCATGGCTGCTTCCGGCAATACCTGAAGCGTTTTGGCCACGCGGAGGAGGACTGGTGCCCGGAGTGCGGGA
This is a stretch of genomic DNA from Drosophila bipectinata strain 14024-0381.07 chromosome 4, DbipHiC1v2, whole genome shotgun sequence. It encodes these proteins:
- the LOC138926838 gene encoding uncharacterized protein, with translation MAPSLTTSEFELMMDCLGNDIKGRSDVLVAGDFNAWAQVWGCPRTNARGRVVRETFASLDLVLLNEGNQHTFSRAGAGSIIDLTFASPSLATGANWKISGSFTASDHEAILCSIGSPQERPWEPNRGNQGYRVGTLQARNFTEAARDIGKWSQRGANEMADTLAAKLEAACMASMQRRSRYRRNHAPVYWWSEEIGSIRAECMRARRLMQRARGSDAFEERHQAFKDRRKALKVAIRDSKRRCFLELCDSAEENPWGNAYRIVVKPPWTSGTRSTRRTGAIPWQP